The proteins below come from a single Magallana gigas chromosome 10, xbMagGiga1.1, whole genome shotgun sequence genomic window:
- the LOC105320535 gene encoding uncharacterized protein produces MRRGLPVSAVLLVVYVLVQNAECENNRTQEHVIVDGIDVEKLSDAEVYDLLNAEDVKFTGELDIWIGKQTLKDRHRVKRVAPIVARVAWAAGRALFRSLAKSTPRITRSSGKLTKQFFKKGGFETAKRDFHRFKPADVKQFTGKNGQQGYTGKILDGKYQLTARKTSTHGKVTNNGNVVQNGRPTLEIRSNTGGKVVRKVRYDQ; encoded by the exons ATGAGGAGAGGTCTACCTGTTTCGGCTGTACTTCTAGTTGTTTATGTCTTGGTGCAAAATGCTGAATGCGAGAACAACAG AACTCAGGAGCATGTTATTGTGGACGGGATAGATGTGGAGAAATTGAGCGATGCAGAGGTTTATGATCTACTCAATGCTGAAGATGTAAAGTTCACGGGAGAGTTGG atatatggATTGGTAAGCAGACTTTGAAAGACAGACACAGAGTTAAGAGAGTTGCTCCGATTGTTGCAAGAGTTGCATGGGCCGCCGGAAGAGCACTGTTTAGATCCCTTGCAAAAAGCACTCCACGCATCACGAGAAGTAGTGGAAAGCTTACCAAACAGTTCTTCAAGAAAGGGGGATTCGAGACAGCAAAAAGGGATTTCCATAGATTCAAACCAGCAGACGTTAAACAATTTACAGGGAAAAAT GGCCAACAAGGATATACAGGGAAAATATTGGACGGAAAATACCAATTAACAGCAAGGAAAACGAGCACTCACGGCAAAGTCACCAACAATGGAAACGTCGTTCAAAATGGACGCCCTACTCTAGAAATTCGATCAAACACTGGTGGAAAAGTGGTCAGAAAAGTTCGGTATGACCAATAA